The Synchiropus splendidus isolate RoL2022-P1 chromosome 1, RoL_Sspl_1.0, whole genome shotgun sequence genome includes a window with the following:
- the kank3 gene encoding KN motif and ankyrin repeat domain-containing protein 3 produces MTQSVQVNPNLSDLGSPFICSNPEETDQQCSYSVKTPYGFQLDLDFLKYVEEIESGHNIRQIPAFVRRGGRPAKLSQRSASVGGRNNSWMSTESLASPASEDGRAPPPPPPRNRLGSAPSEVFSLSPVTLSNVPPLSTAAKVPPPLPLRNPRVERTLLETSRRLQQEQGNQNGAQLQLADPPKILQSAHTNWTKSSPGHSGRSTPATCTSVTPIPPSQLQTVREQMATALKQLKEMEERVKGVPALEKEVAMLRAEKAMLLSALKKQDTIQMQQQKQPTETSSQTTDIYFQGRLSSPTSPGHKGLMKSSELKMLAEKFEETVIADQSPNVSPRPKVQASLVKCVAVGEDKPMDSIVFYYSCGLKDSSVGTQISVCEQSTGTEPFPVQEASSQTKVESEEVGVWVTEPLPRVSSETQREMDALQDTIKFQQESIVALEDRLSEADRDLGILRVRIKEQTTKVTFEKGVMAKPDRKEVLLSTETPTLKDVAILCYPEVRDVCVGLLVDFVDQCTQTDDPPPNTEPVCVQMVTTGCPCLREEKSKELKVVKTRQLTVTDYKVSSVEMVTTAEGVETEPGDKPPTSTVKPGLLKSIMKRKDGSCSGENGSKKSLQFVGILNGGYESTSSEEEDDEVDDEDDGSSSGESAEGECLDSSEEDEATLEEETSEEERNINMNESDTDEETLCAKYSSEGVKEKFELSSKLREACLILKNHLNDDEDSLKSKEVLASNHTIQLEWFRISSGKMAQPSRVSDYLMAFTEVSAALLDHVVNMTDGNGNTALHYSVSHSNFGVVGLLLDTNVCRVDEQNKAGYTAIMLAALSTVKEDDDMVVVRKLFSKGNVNAKASQAGQTALMLAVSHGRQEMVLALLECGADVNVQDDEGSTALMCASEHGRAEIVKVLLEQPGCDISIVDNDGSNALSIALEASHNDTAVLLYAHMNYIKA; encoded by the exons ATGACCCAATCAGTGCAAGTTAACCCCAATCTGTCTG ATTTGGGTTCTCCATTCATCTGTTCAAATCCGGAGGAGACTGACCAACAGTGTTCCTACTCCGTCAAAACACCGTATGGATTCCAGCTAGATTTGGACTTCCTTAAGTATGTGGAAGAGATAGAAAGCGGGCACAACATTAGGCAGATCCCTGCTTTTGTCCGTCGCGGTGGTCGTCCTGCAAAACTGTCCCAGAGGAGTGCTAGTGTTGGTGGGCGGAACAACAGCTGGATGTCCACGGAGTCCCTGGCCTCACCCGCTAGTGAGGATGGAAGggcacctccacctcctccaccacgtAACCGCCTGGGGTCAGCGCCCAGTGAAGTGTTCTCCCTGTCTCCGGTGACCCTCTCCAATGTTCCTCCACTGTCAACTGCAGCCAAAGTGCCTCCACCACTACCACTGCGCAATCCTAGGGTGGAGCGCACCCTTCTGGAGACCAGCCGTCGTCTACAGCAGGAGCAGGGTAACCAAAATGGTGCACAGTTACAGTTGGCAGATCCTCCAAAGATACTTCAATCTGCCCACACGAACTGGACCAAATCCAGTCCGGGTCACTCTGGGCGCAGCACCCCGGCTACTTGCACATCAGTGACTCCAATTCCACCAAGCCAGCTTCAGACAGTTCGGGAGCAGATGGCCACAGCCTTAAAGCAGCTGAAGGAGATGGAAGAGCGAGTGAAAGGGGTCCCCGCTCTGGAGAAGGAGGTGGCTATGCTTCGGGCAGAGAAGGCCATGCTGCTGTCAGCCCTGAAGAAGCAAGATACTatccagatgcagcagcagaaacagccCACTGAAACCTCCTCTCAGACCACAGACATTTATTTCCAGGGTCGATTATCTTCTCCAACATCGCCAGGTCACAAAGGTTTAATGAAGTCCAGTGAGCTAAAGATGCTGGCAGAGAAATTTGAAGAGACAGTCATAGCAGACCAGTCGCCTAACGTTTCACCCAGACCTAAGGTTCAGGCATCATTGGTGAAATGTGTGGCAGTTGGGGAAGACAAACCCATGGACTCTATTGTCTTCTACTACAGCTGTGGCCTCAAAGACTCCTCTGTGGGCACCCAGATCAGTGTTTGTGAGCAGAGTACTGGAACAGAACCCTTTCCAGTTCAGGAGGCTTCATCACAGACCAAAGTTGAAAGTGAGGAAGTTGGAGTTTGGGTGACGGAGCCACTGCCCAGGGTTTCGTCAGAGACGCAGCGAGAGATGGACGCCTTACAGGACACTATCAAATTCCAGCAAGAGTCTATAGTTGCACTGGAGGACCGGCTCAGTGAGGCCGACAGAGATCTTGGAATCTTGAGAGTCCGGATTAAAGAGCAGACCACCAAAGTCACATTTGAGAAGGGGGTTATGGCAAAACCTGATAGAAAGGAAGTCTTGTTAAGCACAGAGACACCTACACTAAAAGACGTGGCTATTTTATGTTATCCCGAGGTAAGAGATGTGTGTGTAGGTCTTTTGGTGGACTTTGTTGACCAGTGCACCCAGACAGATGATCCACCACCAAATACAGAACCAGTCTGTGTCCAAATGGTGACCACAGGATGTCCATGTTTGAGGGAAGAAAAGAGCAAGGAACTCAAGGTTGTGAAGACAAGACAGTTGACCGTCACTGATTACAAAGTCTCATCTGTGGAAATGGTCACCACAGCCGAGGGGGTTGAGACAGAACCAGGAGACAAGCCACCAACTAGTACTGTAAAGCCTG GATTGCTGAAGTCAATCATGAAGAGGAAAGATGGAAGTTGCTCAGGAGAGAATGGCAGCAAAAAGAGCCTGCAGTTTGTTGGCATCCTCAATGGAGG CTATGAGTCTACGtccagtgaagaagaagatgacgaAGTGGACGATGAAGATGACGGCAGCTCCTCTGGGGAAAGTGCAGAAGGTGAATGTCTGGACAGCTCGGAGGAGGACGAGGCGACGCTAGAAGAGGAGAcgtcagaggaggagaggaacatCAACATGAATGAGAGTGACACAGACGAGGAAACCCTTTGTGCAAAATATTCATCAGAAGGAGTGAAAGAGAA GTTTGAGCTGAGCTCCAAATTGCGGGAAGCCTGTCTCATCCTGAAGAATCACCTGAATGATGATGAGGACAGTCTGAAGAGTAAGGAAGTG CTCGCCAGTAATCACACAATCCAACTGGAGTGGTTCCGCATTTCCAGTGGGAAAATGGCGCAACCATCGCGGGTGTCAGACTACTTGATGGCATTCACAGAGGTGTCAGCGGCGCTGCTGGATCACGTGGTCAACATGACAGATGGCAACGGGAACACGGCTCTGCACTACAGCGTCTCACACTCCAACTTTGGTGTTGTGGGCCTTCTGCTGGACACTA ACGTGTGCCGCGTGGATGAACAAAATAAGGCTGGCTACACAGCAATCATGCTGGCAGCGCTCTCCACGGTGAAGGAGGATGATGACATGGTCGTGGTCAGGAAACTCTTCAGTAAAGGCAATGTCAACGCCAAGGCCAGTCAG GCAGGTCAAACGGCGCTGATGCTGGCGGTCAGTCACGGTCGGCAGGAGATGGTTCTAGCTCTGTTGGAGTGCGGCGCTGATGTCAATGTGCAGGACGACGAGGGATCGACTGCACTGATGTGCGCAAGTGAACACGGCCGAGCTGAAATCGTGAAGGTGCTGCTGGAGCAGCCGGGTTGTGACATCTCCATTGTTGACAAC GACGGCAGCAATGCTCTTTCCATCGCTCTGGAGGCGTCCCACAACGACACAGCTGTTCTGCTCTACGCGCACATGAACTATATCAAAGCCTAG